One window of the Klebsiella oxytoca genome contains the following:
- the bioB gene encoding biotin synthase BioB, giving the protein MAHHPRWTMSQVTELFNKPFLDLLFEAQQVHRQHFDPRQVQVSTLLSIKTGACPEDCKYCPQSARYKTGLESERLMEVEQVLESARQAKKAGSTRFCMGAAWKNPHDRDMPYLEQMVKGVKELGLEACMTLGTLNDSQAQRLAGAGLDYYNHNLDTSPEFYGNIITTRTYQERLDTLDKVRDAGIKVCSGGIVGLGETVKDRAGLLLQLANLPTPPESVPINMLVKVKGTPLADNDDVDAFDFIRTIAIARIMMPTSHVRLSAGREQMNEQTQAMCFMAGANSIFYGCKLLTTPNPEEDKDLQLFRKLGINPQQTEVLEGDNAQQQRLEQALLNPDTEEYYNAAAL; this is encoded by the coding sequence ATGGCTCACCACCCACGCTGGACAATGTCACAAGTCACTGAGTTATTTAATAAACCTTTTCTGGATCTGCTGTTTGAAGCGCAGCAGGTCCATCGTCAGCATTTCGACCCGCGCCAGGTTCAGGTCAGCACGCTGCTGTCGATTAAGACCGGCGCCTGCCCGGAAGACTGCAAATACTGTCCGCAAAGCGCGCGCTATAAAACCGGTCTCGAATCCGAACGCCTGATGGAGGTTGAGCAGGTGCTGGAGTCGGCGCGGCAGGCGAAAAAAGCCGGTTCAACCCGTTTCTGCATGGGGGCGGCGTGGAAGAACCCTCACGACCGCGATATGCCGTATCTTGAGCAGATGGTGAAAGGAGTGAAGGAACTGGGGCTGGAGGCCTGCATGACGCTTGGCACGCTGAACGATAGCCAGGCACAGCGTCTCGCCGGTGCCGGTCTGGATTACTACAATCACAATCTTGATACCTCGCCGGAGTTCTACGGCAATATCATCACCACCCGCACCTACCAGGAGCGTCTTGATACCCTCGACAAAGTGCGCGATGCCGGGATCAAAGTCTGTTCCGGCGGTATCGTCGGGCTGGGGGAAACGGTTAAAGACCGCGCCGGGCTACTGCTGCAGCTGGCTAATCTGCCGACGCCGCCGGAAAGCGTGCCGATCAATATGCTGGTTAAGGTTAAGGGAACGCCGCTGGCGGACAATGACGACGTTGATGCCTTTGATTTTATTCGCACTATTGCTATTGCGCGCATCATGATGCCGACCTCGCACGTGCGTCTTTCCGCCGGTCGCGAACAGATGAACGAACAGACCCAGGCGATGTGCTTTATGGCCGGAGCAAACTCTATTTTTTACGGCTGTAAGCTGCTGACCACGCCCAATCCGGAAGAGGACAAAGACCTGCAGCTGTTCCGCAAGCTGGGGATCAACCCGCAGCAGACAGAGGTGCTGGAAGGCGATAATGCCCAACAGCAGCGCCTGGAGCAGGCGTTGCTGAACCCGGATACTGAGGAATATTACAACGCGGCGGCGCTATGA
- the bioF gene encoding 8-amino-7-oxononanoate synthase: MSWQHRIEQALAERQAADALRRRQPVTLGAGRWLIRDGQRWLNFSSNDYLGLSQHPTIVKAWQLGAERYGVGSGGSGHVSGYSEAHRALEEQLADWLGYPCALLFISGFAANQAAIAALAGKEDRIVADRLSHASLLEAASLSPAQLRRFQHNDSRHLADLLAKPLTGQQLVVTEGIFSMDGDSAPLADVQRAARAAGALMLVDDAHGIGAVGAEGRGSSHAQQIRPDLLIVTFGKAFGVSGAAILCSETLAEYLLQFARHLIYSTAMPPAQAVALSAALGVIRSDDGQQRRDKLADHIADFRRGMSHYPGQLTHSGSAIQPLIVGDNARALWLAAHLRARGCWATAIRPPTVPAGSARLRLTLTAAHESSDIARLLEVLHDGGE, from the coding sequence ATGAGCTGGCAGCACCGTATCGAGCAGGCGCTGGCGGAGCGGCAGGCGGCGGATGCATTGCGCAGACGTCAACCGGTAACTCTGGGAGCAGGTCGCTGGCTTATCCGCGACGGGCAGCGCTGGCTCAATTTTTCCAGCAACGATTATCTGGGCCTCAGCCAGCATCCAACGATAGTCAAGGCCTGGCAGCTGGGGGCGGAACGCTACGGCGTCGGCAGCGGCGGCTCCGGCCACGTCAGCGGCTATAGCGAGGCGCACCGCGCGCTGGAAGAGCAGCTTGCCGACTGGCTGGGCTATCCGTGCGCGCTGCTGTTTATCTCCGGCTTTGCCGCAAATCAGGCGGCGATCGCCGCGCTGGCGGGCAAAGAGGACCGGATTGTGGCTGACCGTCTCAGCCATGCTTCGCTGCTGGAAGCCGCCAGCCTTAGCCCGGCGCAGCTGCGGCGCTTTCAGCACAATGACTCCCGGCATCTTGCAGATCTGCTGGCGAAACCGCTAACCGGCCAGCAGCTGGTGGTGACCGAAGGCATTTTTAGTATGGATGGCGATAGCGCGCCGCTGGCTGATGTACAACGGGCTGCGCGGGCGGCGGGCGCGCTAATGCTGGTTGATGATGCGCACGGCATCGGCGCGGTGGGCGCAGAAGGGCGCGGCAGCAGCCATGCGCAGCAGATACGTCCGGATCTGCTAATCGTCACCTTCGGCAAAGCGTTTGGCGTCAGCGGTGCGGCAATACTGTGCAGCGAGACGCTGGCGGAATATCTGCTGCAGTTTGCCCGCCATTTGATTTACAGCACCGCGATGCCTCCGGCGCAGGCGGTAGCGTTGAGCGCCGCGCTGGGCGTCATTCGTAGCGACGATGGGCAGCAGCGGCGGGATAAGCTGGCTGACCATATCGCCGACTTTCGCCGGGGAATGTCCCATTATCCCGGCCAACTGACTCATTCTGGCAGCGCGATTCAGCCGCTGATCGTCGGCGATAACGCCCGAGCCCTATGGCTGGCGGCGCACCTGCGCGCGCGTGGCTGCTGGGCGACCGCCATCCGCCCGCCGACGG